The following proteins are co-located in the Paraburkholderia phytofirmans PsJN genome:
- a CDS encoding MurR/RpiR family transcriptional regulator, which yields MNLTAEPLAFDIVARIAECAPELRSAERKVAALILDDLTGASRASIGALAQQAGVSVATVTRFAKAVGCRDVRELKLRLAQAAAVGQRFLQAGGPNDAPEPIATRVFDELQTALAHNHQLLRQAPLGNAAAALRGARMIYVFGMGGGSTALADEMRFRLVRLGRPVATYQDGLLQRMVASTVSRECVVIALSTTGRVPEMVENCKIARSYGATVIALTAPASPLARLADWVIPIVAFETDFIYKPSSSRYAMMMALDVLVTELAVSQGDESRELLRRMKHVLDTHRGGGDRQPLGD from the coding sequence ATGAACCTAACCGCCGAACCGCTGGCTTTCGATATCGTCGCGCGCATTGCCGAATGCGCACCGGAACTGCGCTCGGCTGAACGCAAGGTCGCCGCGCTGATTCTCGACGATCTGACGGGCGCCTCGCGCGCCAGCATCGGCGCGCTCGCGCAGCAGGCCGGCGTGAGCGTCGCGACCGTGACGCGCTTTGCCAAGGCGGTAGGCTGCCGCGATGTGCGTGAGCTGAAACTGCGGCTCGCGCAGGCGGCCGCCGTCGGTCAGCGCTTCCTGCAGGCCGGCGGCCCAAACGACGCGCCCGAGCCGATCGCGACTCGCGTGTTCGATGAATTGCAGACCGCGCTCGCGCACAACCACCAATTGCTGCGCCAGGCGCCGCTGGGCAATGCGGCTGCGGCTTTGCGCGGCGCGCGCATGATCTACGTGTTCGGCATGGGCGGCGGCTCGACCGCGCTCGCCGACGAGATGCGCTTCCGGCTCGTGCGCCTGGGCCGGCCTGTCGCGACCTATCAGGACGGCTTGCTGCAACGGATGGTGGCCAGCACTGTGTCGCGCGAATGCGTGGTGATCGCGCTGTCTACTACCGGGCGCGTGCCCGAGATGGTCGAGAACTGCAAGATCGCGCGCAGCTATGGCGCGACCGTGATCGCGCTGACCGCGCCGGCTTCGCCGCTCGCGCGGCTCGCCGATTGGGTGATTCCGATCGTCGCGTTTGAGACCGATTTCATTTACAAGCCGTCGTCGTCGCGTTACGCAATGATGATGGCGCTCGATGTGCTCGTCACCGAACTTGCCGTCAGTCAGGGTGACGAGAGCCGCGAATTGCTGCGCCGCATGAAGCATGTACTCGACACGCACCGCGGCGGCGGCGATCGACAACCGTTAGGAGACTGA
- a CDS encoding N-acyl-D-amino-acid deacylase family protein, which translates to MHSHPEAADTLIVGAQLYDGTGAPPVERDVAVRDGRIVAIGNLSNWLAEEVIEAEGRALAPGFIDVHTHDDTHVIRSPQMLPKITQGVTTVIVGNCGISASPVALKGDPPDPMNLLGERDAFQYPTFAAYVKAVNAARPAVNVGALIGHTALRSNQMDRLDRAATPQEIDGMRAQLEEALANGALGLSSGLAYGSAFSAPTEEVMALAEPLAAAGALYTTHMRTEFDAILDAMDEAYRVGRHAHVPVVISHLKCAGPSNWGRSEEVLKSLEGASRLQPIGCDCYPYNRSSSTLDVKQVTGDIDITITWSEPHPEMAGKLVKQIAAEWGVSQQEAGKRLQPAGAVYHNMSEDDVRRILSHPATMVGSDGLPNDPLPHPRLWGAFPRVLGHYARDAGLLPLEEAVRKMTGLSARRYGLTQRGEVHIGYHADLVLFDPAKVRDVATFENPQQAADGIDAVWVNGVLTYRDGEVTGERAGHFVARGAASKGDAHGAF; encoded by the coding sequence ATGCACTCGCATCCCGAAGCCGCTGATACGCTGATCGTCGGCGCGCAACTGTATGACGGCACGGGCGCGCCGCCTGTCGAACGCGATGTCGCGGTTCGCGACGGCCGCATCGTCGCGATCGGCAATCTGTCGAACTGGCTCGCCGAAGAAGTGATCGAGGCCGAAGGCCGCGCGTTGGCGCCGGGTTTCATCGACGTTCACACGCACGACGACACGCACGTGATCCGCTCGCCGCAAATGTTGCCGAAGATCACGCAAGGCGTGACGACGGTGATCGTAGGCAATTGCGGCATCAGCGCGTCGCCGGTTGCACTCAAAGGCGACCCGCCTGATCCGATGAATCTGCTCGGCGAGCGCGACGCATTCCAGTATCCGACCTTTGCCGCGTATGTCAAAGCGGTGAACGCGGCGCGGCCGGCGGTGAATGTCGGCGCGCTGATCGGCCATACGGCGTTGCGCAGCAACCAGATGGACCGGCTCGACCGCGCGGCGACCCCGCAGGAAATCGACGGCATGCGCGCCCAGCTCGAAGAAGCGTTGGCCAACGGCGCGTTGGGTCTGAGCTCCGGTCTCGCATACGGCTCGGCCTTCTCGGCGCCGACCGAAGAGGTGATGGCGTTGGCCGAACCACTTGCCGCAGCCGGCGCGTTGTACACCACGCACATGCGCACCGAATTCGACGCAATTCTCGACGCGATGGACGAGGCGTATCGCGTGGGCCGTCACGCGCACGTGCCGGTGGTGATTTCGCATCTGAAGTGCGCGGGTCCGTCGAACTGGGGACGCAGCGAAGAAGTGCTGAAGTCGCTCGAAGGCGCGAGCCGCCTGCAGCCGATCGGTTGCGATTGCTATCCGTACAACCGCAGTTCGTCGACGCTCGATGTGAAACAGGTGACGGGCGATATCGACATCACGATTACGTGGTCGGAGCCGCATCCGGAGATGGCGGGCAAGCTCGTGAAACAGATTGCGGCGGAGTGGGGCGTCTCGCAGCAGGAAGCCGGCAAGCGCCTGCAACCGGCGGGCGCGGTGTATCACAACATGTCCGAAGACGACGTGCGGCGCATTCTTTCGCATCCCGCGACCATGGTCGGCTCGGATGGTTTGCCGAACGATCCGCTGCCGCATCCGCGCTTGTGGGGCGCGTTTCCGCGCGTGCTTGGCCACTATGCGCGCGACGCGGGCTTGCTGCCGCTCGAAGAAGCGGTGCGCAAGATGACCGGTTTGTCGGCGCGTCGCTATGGACTCACGCAGCGCGGCGAGGTGCATATCGGTTACCACGCCGATCTGGTTTTATTCGACCCGGCCAAGGTGCGCGACGTGGCGACGTTCGAGAACCCGCAACAGGCCGCCGACGGCATCGACGCGGTGTGGGTGAACGGCGTGTTGACGTATCGCGATGGTGAAGTGACAGGCGAACGCGCGGGTCACTTCGTGGCGCGCGGCGCGGCGTCGAAAGGCGATGCGCACGGCGCGTTCTGA
- a CDS encoding RidA family protein, with protein sequence MKRYGVEGGKGTGGQHMPFARAVEADGWLFVSGQTPMENGEVINGGIVEQSHKAIQNVFAILKEAGYGAEHVVRCGVWLDDPRDFASFNKVFREYFGENPPARACVVSSMVIDCRVEVDCVAYKKPTA encoded by the coding sequence ATGAAGCGATATGGTGTTGAAGGCGGGAAGGGAACGGGCGGTCAGCATATGCCGTTTGCGCGTGCGGTCGAAGCGGACGGCTGGCTGTTCGTATCAGGACAGACGCCGATGGAAAACGGCGAAGTGATCAACGGCGGCATCGTCGAACAATCGCATAAGGCGATTCAGAACGTGTTCGCGATCCTGAAGGAAGCCGGCTACGGCGCGGAACATGTGGTCCGCTGCGGCGTGTGGCTGGATGACCCGCGTGACTTCGCGTCGTTCAACAAGGTGTTCCGCGAGTACTTCGGCGAAAATCCGCCGGCGCGCGCGTGTGTCGTTTCTTCGATGGTGATCGATTGCCGGGTTGAAGTGGATTGCGTGGCTTATAAGAAGCCTACGGCTTAA
- the queF gene encoding NADPH-dependent 7-cyano-7-deazaguanine reductase QueF (Catalyzes the NADPH-dependent reduction of 7-cyano-7-deazaguanine (preQ0) to 7-aminomethyl-7-deazaguanine (preQ1) in queuosine biosynthesis), with amino-acid sequence MTPEQSPLGKPSAYTEQYDASLLFPIARKNAREAIGIGAQLPFFGTDIWNAYELSWLNARGKPQIAVATFFVPADSPNIVESKSFKLYLGSFAQTAFESMETVRDTIKRDVSASCGATVSVHLTAPYEFGKLQMEEFEGLSLDRLDLDTDVYHPDASLLTAALDEAPVEETLVSNLLKSNCPVTGQPDWGSVQIHYVGPQIDHAGLLRYIISYRNHTGFHEQCVEKIFLDVLKACKPVKLAVYARYTRRGGLDINPFRTNYNLPMPDNMRLARQ; translated from the coding sequence ATGACACCCGAACAATCACCGCTGGGCAAACCCTCCGCTTACACCGAACAATACGACGCGTCGCTGCTGTTTCCGATCGCGCGAAAGAATGCGCGCGAGGCGATCGGCATCGGCGCGCAATTGCCGTTCTTCGGCACGGACATCTGGAATGCGTATGAGTTGTCGTGGCTGAATGCGCGCGGCAAGCCGCAGATCGCGGTGGCCACGTTCTTCGTGCCGGCGGACTCGCCGAATATCGTCGAGTCGAAGTCGTTCAAGCTCTACCTCGGCTCGTTCGCGCAGACCGCGTTCGAGTCGATGGAAACAGTGCGCGACACGATCAAGCGTGACGTGTCCGCGTCGTGCGGCGCGACCGTGTCGGTTCATCTGACCGCGCCGTATGAGTTCGGCAAATTGCAGATGGAAGAGTTTGAAGGTTTGTCGCTGGATCGGTTGGACCTCGATACGGATGTTTATCATCCCGATGCCTCATTGCTGACGGCTGCGCTTGATGAAGCGCCCGTCGAGGAAACGTTGGTCTCCAACCTGCTGAAGTCGAATTGCCCGGTGACGGGGCAGCCGGATTGGGGCAGCGTGCAGATTCATTACGTCGGCCCGCAGATCGACCACGCAGGCTTGCTGCGCTACATCATCTCGTACCGGAATCACACCGGATTTCACGAGCAGTGTGTAGAGAAGATTTTTCTCGATGTGCTGAAGGCTTGCAAGCCGGTGAAGCTCGCCGTGTATGCGCGTTATACGCGACGCGGCGGGTTGGACATCAATCCGTTCCGCACGAACTACAACTTGCCGATGCCGGACAACATGCGGCTGGCGCGGCAATAA
- a CDS encoding 5'-nucleotidase: MALSLVDKLVVAISSRALFDFEEENRVYEEGDLQAYEALQRDRLTVPAKPGVAFPLIRKLLALNTGGHRVEVVILSRSDPISGLRAFHSCREHGLAIERGVFTRGRAPFGYLKPLNASLFLSANQQDVRDALAAGFPAARVLPESAKMASKYPDEIRIAFDGDAVLFSDEAERVFQKDGLRAFVGHEIHNKDLPLADGPLKPLLEALHRLQKLADEAAPMHIRTALVTARSAPAHERAIRTLMAWNIEIDEAMFLGGLDKSAFLREFEPDFFFDDQIGHCESARVVTATGHVLSGIVNAS; the protein is encoded by the coding sequence ATGGCTCTTTCGCTTGTCGACAAACTGGTGGTGGCAATCTCGTCGCGCGCGCTGTTCGACTTCGAGGAAGAGAACCGCGTGTACGAGGAAGGCGACCTGCAAGCTTATGAAGCGTTGCAGCGCGACCGCCTGACCGTGCCCGCCAAACCCGGCGTGGCGTTTCCGCTGATCCGCAAGTTGCTGGCTTTGAACACCGGCGGCCATCGCGTCGAAGTGGTGATCCTCTCGCGCAGCGATCCGATCAGCGGACTGCGTGCGTTTCATTCGTGCCGCGAGCATGGACTCGCCATCGAGCGTGGCGTATTCACGCGTGGACGCGCGCCGTTCGGCTATCTGAAGCCGTTGAACGCGTCGCTGTTTCTGTCCGCGAATCAACAGGACGTGCGCGACGCGCTGGCCGCCGGATTTCCCGCCGCGCGCGTCTTGCCCGAATCGGCGAAAATGGCGAGCAAGTATCCGGACGAAATCCGCATCGCCTTCGACGGCGACGCCGTGCTGTTTTCCGACGAAGCCGAGCGCGTGTTCCAGAAAGATGGCCTGCGCGCCTTTGTCGGCCACGAGATTCACAACAAGGATCTGCCGCTCGCGGACGGTCCATTGAAGCCGTTGCTCGAAGCGCTGCACCGGCTGCAAAAACTCGCGGACGAAGCCGCGCCCATGCATATTCGTACGGCATTGGTCACGGCGCGTTCGGCGCCCGCGCACGAACGCGCGATCCGCACCTTGATGGCGTGGAACATCGAAATCGACGAAGCGATGTTCCTCGGCGGCCTCGACAAGAGCGCATTTTTGCGCGAGTTCGAGCCGGACTTTTTCTTCGACGACCAAATTGGCCACTGCGAATCGGCCCGCGTCGTGACGGCGACGGGGCACGTGCTGAGTGGCATTGTGAACGCATCATGA
- the ilvA gene encoding threonine ammonia-lyase, biosynthetic has protein sequence MDPFPSHQALRATRMASHDYLKKTLTARVYDVARETELERAPNLSARLRNPVYLKREDNQPVFSFKVRGAYNKMAHISAEALERGVITASAGNHAQGVALSAARMGVKAIIVVPVTTPQVKVDAVRAHGGPTVEVVQFGESYSDAYEHAVKLQKERDLTFVHPFDDPYVIAGQGTVAMEILSQHQGPIHAIFVPIGGGGLAAGVAAYVKSVRPEIKVIGVQTDDSCAMAASLKAGERVTLNEVGLFSDGTAVKLVGEETFRLCSEYLDDVLLVNTDALCAAIKDVFQDTRSVLEPAGSLAVAGAKQYAEREGIENQTLIAITSGANMNFDRMRFVAERAEVGEAREAVFAVTIPEERGSFRRFCELVGTRSVTEFNYRIADANSAHIFVGVQIRNRSESAQIAGAFEAHGFATVDLTFDELSKQHIRYMVGGRSPLAHDERLFRFEFPERPGALMKFLSSMAPNWNISLFHYRNQGADYSSILVGIQVPDSENEAFNKFLATLGYPNWEETQNPVYRLFLA, from the coding sequence ATTGACCCTTTCCCGTCTCACCAAGCGCTCCGCGCCACCCGCATGGCCTCCCACGACTACCTGAAAAAAACCCTGACCGCGCGCGTCTACGACGTGGCCCGCGAGACCGAACTCGAACGCGCGCCGAATCTGTCGGCACGTCTGCGCAATCCGGTCTATCTGAAGCGCGAGGACAACCAGCCGGTGTTCTCGTTCAAGGTGCGCGGCGCGTACAACAAAATGGCGCATATTTCCGCTGAAGCGTTGGAACGTGGGGTGATTACGGCGTCGGCGGGCAATCATGCGCAGGGCGTGGCGCTGTCGGCGGCGCGTATGGGCGTGAAAGCGATCATCGTGGTGCCGGTTACGACGCCGCAGGTGAAGGTCGACGCGGTGCGCGCGCACGGCGGCCCGACCGTCGAAGTGGTGCAGTTCGGCGAATCGTATAGCGACGCGTATGAGCACGCAGTAAAGCTGCAAAAAGAGCGCGATCTGACCTTCGTGCATCCGTTCGACGATCCGTATGTGATCGCCGGCCAGGGCACCGTGGCGATGGAAATTCTCAGCCAGCATCAGGGGCCGATTCACGCGATCTTCGTGCCGATCGGCGGCGGTGGACTGGCGGCGGGTGTGGCTGCATACGTGAAATCGGTGCGGCCCGAGATCAAGGTGATCGGCGTGCAGACCGATGATTCGTGTGCAATGGCAGCATCGCTGAAAGCCGGTGAGCGGGTCACGCTGAATGAGGTCGGTCTGTTCTCGGACGGCACGGCGGTGAAACTCGTCGGTGAAGAAACCTTCCGCCTGTGCAGCGAATATCTCGACGACGTGCTGCTCGTGAATACCGACGCGCTCTGCGCCGCGATCAAGGACGTCTTCCAGGACACCCGCAGTGTGCTGGAGCCCGCGGGCTCGCTGGCCGTGGCCGGCGCCAAGCAGTATGCGGAGCGCGAAGGCATCGAGAACCAGACGCTGATCGCGATCACGTCGGGCGCGAACATGAATTTCGACCGCATGCGCTTCGTGGCCGAGCGCGCCGAAGTCGGCGAAGCGCGCGAAGCGGTGTTCGCCGTGACGATCCCCGAAGAGCGCGGCAGTTTCCGCCGCTTCTGCGAACTGGTCGGCACACGCAGCGTCACCGAATTCAACTATCGTATTGCGGATGCGAACTCCGCCCATATCTTCGTGGGCGTGCAGATCAGGAATCGCAGCGAGTCGGCGCAGATCGCGGGCGCGTTTGAAGCGCACGGCTTCGCCACCGTCGATCTGACGTTCGACGAACTCTCCAAGCAGCACATCCGCTACATGGTCGGCGGGCGCTCGCCCTTGGCACACGACGAACGTCTGTTCCGCTTCGAGTTTCCCGAACGGCCAGGCGCGCTGATGAAATTCCTTTCGTCGATGGCGCCGAACTGGAACATCAGCCTGTTCCACTATCGCAACCAGGGCGCGGACTATAGCTCGATTCTGGTCGGCATCCAGGTGCCGGATAGCGAGAACGAGGCGTTCAACAAGTTTCTCGCCACGCTCGGCTATCCGAACTGGGAAGAGACGCAGAACCCGGTGTATCGACTGTTCCTCGCTTGA